A window of Sulfurimonas gotlandica GD1 contains these coding sequences:
- a CDS encoding AraC family transcriptional regulator, which translates to MKRDTLQKNIKIANSIMYYIYTHIDVNIDMDELSKNLEISKFHMHKVFKNIFGKNIYESIKSIRLQKAASLLLTNKYSTISEVANLCGYSSHSSFIKAFRNKFDVSPKEWRNGAYIDYSNSILQASNISTNSNMDFSKVSATIVNMPSMKSYYIRNNGYINNVKETWQKLYTLILNHKVKKYKMLALLHDNPTITDLNNCQYIACIITDEQEDVFTKRLPKFKISDGVYAKFDLQGQGEDILRFIQWVYHDWLVDSEYETTTKPSFIVYHKNNYLNNEEIFDISYYLSIKF; encoded by the coding sequence ATGAAAAGAGATACCTTACAAAAAAATATAAAAATAGCCAATAGTATAATGTATTACATCTATACACACATTGATGTAAATATAGATATGGATGAGTTAAGTAAGAACTTGGAAATAAGTAAATTTCATATGCATAAAGTGTTTAAAAACATTTTTGGAAAAAATATTTATGAGAGTATAAAATCTATAAGACTACAAAAAGCAGCTAGTTTACTTTTAACAAACAAGTATTCTACAATATCTGAAGTTGCTAACTTGTGCGGATATAGTTCCCACTCTTCATTTATAAAAGCTTTTAGAAATAAATTTGATGTATCTCCAAAAGAGTGGAGAAACGGTGCCTATATAGACTACTCAAACTCAATTTTACAAGCATCAAACATTTCTACAAACTCAAACATGGATTTCTCGAAAGTCTCAGCTACCATAGTCAATATGCCATCTATGAAAAGTTATTATATACGCAACAACGGTTATATAAACAATGTTAAAGAAACTTGGCAAAAACTCTATACTTTAATTCTAAATCATAAAGTAAAAAAATATAAAATGCTAGCTCTTTTACATGATAATCCAACTATAACAGATCTTAATAATTGTCAATATATAGCTTGCATTATCACTGATGAACAAGAAGATGTATTTACAAAAAGATTACCAAAATTCAAAATATCCGATGGCGTATATGCAAAATTTGATTTGCAAGGTCAAGGTGAAGATATACTAAGGTTTATACAATGGGTCTACCATGATTGGCTTGTAGATAGTGAATATGAAACAACTACAAAACCGTCATTTATTGTTTATCATAAAAACAACTATCTAAACAATGAAGAGATTTTCGATATAAGTTATTATCTATCAATTAAATTTTAA
- a CDS encoding RNA-binding S4 domain-containing protein — MKFELKDDYIELFKLLKVLGLADSGAHAKMLIADGYVKRNAEVELRKGAKIVSGDIIEIADAVIEVS; from the coding sequence ATGAAATTTGAATTAAAAGATGATTATATAGAGCTTTTTAAATTATTAAAAGTTTTAGGTTTAGCAGATAGTGGAGCACATGCAAAGATGTTAATAGCTGATGGGTATGTTAAAAGAAATGCAGAAGTTGAGCTTAGAAAAGGAGCAAAGATTGTCTCCGGTGACATTATAGAAATAGCGGATGCAGTTATAGAAGTTAGTTAA